From a single Alloactinosynnema sp. L-07 genomic region:
- a CDS encoding RNA methyltransferase, with amino-acid sequence MAQVIEVTDPSDPRLDDFRDLTTADRRPDRPGGRGLVIAEGVVVVRRLLASRYPVRALLGVRRRIESLGPELDGLDAPAYVATAEVMAEAVGFHLNRGVLAVADRAAPPDLAELTANARTLAVLEGVGDHENLGALFRNAAALGVGGVLLGPGCSDPLYRRSVRVSMGHVLAVPFAPIEPWPDGLKWLRDSGFRVIALTPAPGSVPLSEAVRPGERVAVLLGSEGPGLTEEAIAAADAAVRIPMAGGVDSLNVATAGAVAFYALGEGDTGGTARQG; translated from the coding sequence GTGGCGCAGGTGATTGAGGTGACGGATCCGTCGGACCCCCGGCTCGACGATTTCCGCGACCTGACGACCGCCGACCGCCGCCCGGACCGGCCCGGCGGACGCGGGCTGGTGATCGCCGAGGGCGTGGTCGTGGTGCGGCGCCTGCTCGCCTCCCGCTACCCGGTGCGCGCGCTGCTCGGGGTGCGTCGTCGGATCGAGTCGCTTGGGCCCGAACTCGACGGGCTCGACGCGCCCGCCTACGTCGCAACCGCAGAGGTCATGGCCGAGGCGGTGGGCTTCCACCTCAACCGCGGCGTGCTCGCCGTCGCCGACCGCGCGGCCCCGCCGGATCTCGCCGAACTGACCGCGAACGCGCGGACCCTGGCGGTCCTGGAGGGCGTCGGCGACCACGAGAACCTGGGTGCGCTTTTCCGCAACGCGGCCGCGCTCGGCGTCGGCGGTGTGCTGCTCGGTCCGGGGTGCAGCGATCCGCTCTACCGGCGCAGTGTCCGGGTGTCGATGGGGCACGTGCTCGCGGTGCCGTTCGCGCCGATCGAACCGTGGCCGGACGGGCTGAAATGGTTGCGCGACAGTGGTTTTCGGGTCATCGCACTCACTCCGGCGCCCGGATCGGTACCGCTGTCCGAGGCCGTCCGACCCGGCGAACGGGTGGCGGTGCTGCTGGGCTCGGAGGGCCCGGGACTGACCGAGGAGGCCATCGCGGCGGCGGACGCGGCGGTGCGCATCCCGATGGCGGGCGGGGTCGACTCGCTCAACGTGGCCACCGCGGGGGCGGTCGCCTTTTACGCATTAGGCGAAGGGGACACCGGTGGAACTGCACGCCAGGGATGA
- a CDS encoding DUF2537 domain-containing protein, whose protein sequence is MELHARDERAVLVGHDGAAEREVDPHSLALGADLSDALHEWAKVVGAVRRSDTADESAGIVVSQRGRQLATRVADAMGQPINYIDPLSGEVSLIEPPEIERPAPPPPPKRAEPTPWSTGLAVSAFVFVFVVVAINALAATLMETSPLLGVASNVVITAGLLPSVWLARGTPTLRWLAYGTAAGIAVGWVSLPFILFA, encoded by the coding sequence GTGGAACTGCACGCCAGGGATGAGCGCGCGGTGCTCGTGGGGCACGACGGCGCCGCGGAGCGGGAGGTCGACCCGCACAGCCTCGCGCTGGGCGCCGACCTGTCCGACGCACTGCACGAGTGGGCCAAGGTCGTGGGCGCCGTGCGCCGCAGCGACACCGCGGACGAGTCGGCCGGGATCGTGGTCTCCCAGCGCGGCAGACAGCTCGCGACCCGCGTCGCCGACGCGATGGGTCAGCCGATCAACTACATCGACCCGCTCTCCGGCGAGGTCTCGCTGATCGAGCCGCCCGAGATCGAACGCCCGGCCCCACCCCCGCCGCCCAAGCGCGCCGAGCCGACGCCTTGGTCCACCGGGCTGGCCGTCTCGGCGTTTGTCTTCGTCTTCGTCGTGGTGGCGATCAACGCGCTGGCCGCGACCCTGATGGAGACGAGCCCGCTGCTGGGGGTGGCGTCGAACGTGGTCATCACCGCCGGTCTGCTGCCGTCGGTGTGGCTGGCCAGGGGCACCCCGACCCTGCGCTGGCTCGCGTACGGCACCGCTGCGGGCATTGCGGTTGGATGGGTGAGCCTGCCCTTCATCCTCTTCGCGTAA
- a CDS encoding glyoxalase superfamily protein, whose product MDWTLEVVVVPVTDVDRAKQFYVDGLGFDVDHDSRFGEEMRIVQLTPPGSGCSIVIGKGVGDMAPGSIKGLQLVVRDLRAGHAQLVSRGVEVSEIKVAGPEGFRLATEDDELNNQGFCFFDDPDGNSWAVQQITARS is encoded by the coding sequence ATGGACTGGACTCTGGAAGTGGTCGTCGTCCCGGTCACCGATGTCGACCGGGCCAAACAGTTCTACGTCGACGGCCTCGGTTTCGACGTCGACCACGACTCCCGCTTCGGCGAGGAGATGCGCATCGTGCAGCTCACCCCGCCAGGGTCGGGCTGCTCGATCGTGATCGGCAAGGGCGTGGGGGACATGGCCCCCGGTTCGATCAAGGGCCTCCAACTGGTGGTGCGCGACCTGCGCGCGGGCCACGCGCAGCTGGTCTCGCGCGGCGTCGAGGTGAGCGAGATCAAGGTCGCGGGCCCTGAGGGCTTCCGCCTCGCCACCGAGGACGACGAGCTCAACAACCAGGGCTTTTGCTTCTTCGACGACCCAGACGGCAACAGCTGGGCGGTCCAGCAGATCACGGCCCGCTCCTGA